From the genome of Marixanthomonas ophiurae, one region includes:
- a CDS encoding DUF4293 domain-containing protein, translated as MLQRMQTVYLIISALIMGALYMWFPVVQDEAGVIVIERSEPLVFGLIFGSIALTIISILSFKKRQRQFVLNRLNIILNFVLLGVFVYRSLTISGETLVSEKGIGVLLPIISIVFLVLANKAIKRDEDLVKSVDRLR; from the coding sequence ATGTTACAACGCATGCAGACCGTATATTTGATTATTTCGGCCCTTATAATGGGAGCTTTGTATATGTGGTTTCCTGTGGTACAGGATGAAGCTGGTGTTATAGTAATTGAGCGAAGCGAACCCTTAGTGTTTGGTTTAATTTTCGGTTCTATCGCTTTAACAATTATTTCAATTTTGAGTTTTAAAAAACGGCAACGACAGTTTGTCCTTAACCGTTTAAACATCATATTAAACTTTGTATTACTGGGAGTTTTCGTTTACAGGTCGCTAACCATATCCGGAGAAACATTAGTTTCAGAGAAGGGTATTGGGGTCTTGCTTCCCATCATTTCTATCGTTTTTTTAGTGTTGGCCAATAAGGCCATTAAAAGGGATGAAGACCTTGTAAAATCAGTGGATCGTTTACGGTAA
- a CDS encoding metallophosphoesterase family protein, with protein sequence MKKILLLSDTHSHIDNDILKYAKQADEVWHAGDIGNLIVTDTLQQIKTLRAVYGNIDGDKARKEFPLNNRFTCEGVDVWITHIGGYPGRYDKRVREELYQNPPKLFICGHSHILKVMPDKKNGLLHMNPGAIGKHGFHTVRTMLRFEVDKGNIQNLEVIEFKR encoded by the coding sequence TTGAAAAAAATACTGCTTCTTAGTGACACGCACAGCCATATAGACAACGACATATTAAAATATGCAAAGCAAGCTGATGAAGTTTGGCATGCAGGTGATATAGGTAACTTAATAGTTACTGACACCTTACAACAAATTAAAACACTACGCGCCGTTTACGGAAACATTGACGGTGACAAGGCTAGAAAAGAATTTCCGTTGAACAATCGATTTACCTGTGAAGGGGTTGATGTATGGATTACGCATATTGGTGGCTATCCTGGTCGTTATGATAAACGCGTGAGAGAAGAGCTATATCAAAATCCCCCAAAATTATTTATTTGTGGGCATTCACATATACTAAAAGTGATGCCTGATAAAAAAAATGGATTGTTACATATGAATCCTGGTGCCATTGGCAAGCATGGGTTTCACACCGTACGTACGATGCTACGGTTTGAAGTAGACAAGGGGAACATTCAAAATTTAGAGGTGATCGAGTTTAAGCGCTAA
- the truA gene encoding tRNA pseudouridine(38-40) synthase TruA produces the protein MRYFIEIAYNGANYFGWQIQPNAITVQEVLEGKLSILLKTEIKVTGAGRTDAGVHAKQLFAHFDCNEITNISELLFRLNSFLPKDISISEIFEVKKDAHARFDAVEREYEYMVSLKKDPFVDGFAYQIHNKPDVELMNKAAKTLLDHNDFQCFSRSKTDVKTYYCNIKKAFWEEENEQLIFTISADRFLRNMVRAIVGTLLDVGYHKTSLESFQKIVEDKDRGKAGASAPAHGLYLTKVTYPETIIK, from the coding sequence TTGCGATATTTTATCGAAATAGCCTATAACGGTGCTAACTATTTTGGATGGCAAATACAGCCTAATGCCATTACAGTTCAAGAGGTGTTGGAAGGTAAGCTTTCTATCTTGTTAAAGACCGAAATTAAAGTCACTGGTGCTGGGCGTACCGATGCAGGTGTCCACGCTAAACAATTGTTTGCTCATTTCGATTGTAATGAAATTACAAATATTTCAGAATTATTATTCAGGTTGAATTCTTTTCTTCCGAAGGATATATCAATTTCAGAAATTTTTGAAGTTAAAAAAGATGCTCATGCACGTTTTGATGCTGTAGAACGGGAATATGAATATATGGTTTCCCTAAAAAAAGATCCTTTTGTGGATGGTTTTGCCTATCAAATACATAACAAGCCCGATGTTGAGTTGATGAACAAAGCTGCAAAAACACTATTGGACCATAACGATTTTCAATGCTTCTCACGAAGTAAAACCGATGTAAAAACGTATTATTGTAATATTAAAAAAGCGTTTTGGGAAGAAGAAAACGAACAATTGATTTTTACTATTTCAGCAGATCGTTTTTTACGAAATATGGTTCGTGCCATTGTGGGCACGCTTTTGGATGTTGGATATCATAAAACGTCTTTAGAGTCATTTCAGAAAATAGTAGAAGATAAGGACAGAGGGAAAGCTGGTGCTTCGGCTCCAGCACACGGACTGTATTTAACAAAAGTGACCTACCCTGAAACAATAATAAAATAA
- a CDS encoding ABC transporter ATP-binding protein, whose amino-acid sequence MSAKWSRNAGNSMANSGKAFDFKLFKRLLKFTNTYRLIFYSVALTAVIMSVLAIVRPELIQQAIDNSIVPKDGSGLRFYILLMLAALVLEVLFQFAFIFYANWLGQSVVRDMRVKLFNLMMSFRMKYFDKSAVGRLTTRAVNDIETISSIFSQGLFMILSDLLKMFVIGGFMLYKSWKLALIVFAILPLILYATRVFQRAMKVAFEDVRNQVADLNSFVQERITGMKIVQIFTREDTEYRRFKQINEKHKKAWIKTVWYNSIFFPIAEMASSIAIGLIVWYGGLNAAGGGAITLGIITAFIQLAQMLFRPLRQIADKFNTLQMGMVAANRVFGILDTKSHIDDSGTVEMPQSKGQIEFKNVHFGYVEDEEVIKGISFMVNPGETVAIVGATGAGKSTIINLLNRFYEIQEGEIIIDGVNTKEYTLESLRKQIAVVLQDVFLFADTILNNITLNDPSITEEEVIAAAKEIGVDKFIKTLPNDYHYNVKERGSMLSSGQRQLIAFLRAYVSKPGVLILDEATSSVDTYSEELIQNATEKITKGRTSIVIAHRLATIKKADKILVMDAGKIVETGTHKELLKKEDGYYRNLYEVQFMAEEAV is encoded by the coding sequence ATGTCGGCTAAGTGGAGTCGAAACGCAGGGAATAGTATGGCAAATTCAGGAAAAGCATTTGATTTTAAACTCTTTAAACGGTTATTGAAATTTACCAATACCTACCGTTTAATATTTTATTCTGTTGCCTTAACAGCAGTAATAATGTCGGTACTAGCAATTGTCCGCCCAGAATTGATACAACAGGCGATTGATAACTCGATTGTACCAAAAGATGGCAGTGGTCTACGATTTTATATTTTATTAATGCTTGCTGCCTTGGTGTTAGAGGTGTTGTTTCAATTCGCTTTTATATTTTATGCCAATTGGCTGGGACAAAGTGTGGTGCGCGATATGCGGGTGAAGCTTTTCAATTTAATGATGAGTTTCCGTATGAAATATTTCGATAAGAGTGCCGTGGGGAGATTGACCACAAGGGCTGTAAATGATATTGAAACCATTTCTAGTATTTTCAGTCAGGGATTGTTTATGATTTTAAGTGATTTGCTTAAAATGTTTGTAATAGGAGGGTTTATGCTTTATAAAAGTTGGAAGCTTGCCTTGATTGTCTTCGCTATTTTACCATTGATTTTATATGCCACTCGAGTGTTTCAACGAGCAATGAAAGTTGCTTTTGAAGATGTACGAAATCAAGTGGCCGATTTAAACTCTTTTGTACAGGAACGCATCACGGGAATGAAAATAGTTCAGATTTTTACACGTGAGGATACCGAGTACAGGCGCTTTAAGCAAATAAACGAAAAACATAAAAAAGCGTGGATAAAGACCGTTTGGTACAACTCTATCTTTTTTCCAATTGCCGAAATGGCTTCTTCCATTGCTATTGGTCTGATAGTTTGGTATGGAGGTCTTAATGCAGCTGGAGGTGGGGCAATTACCTTAGGTATTATAACAGCATTTATTCAATTGGCGCAAATGTTGTTCCGTCCGCTTCGGCAGATTGCTGATAAATTTAACACGTTGCAAATGGGTATGGTAGCCGCCAACCGAGTGTTTGGTATTTTGGATACCAAATCGCATATTGATGATTCTGGAACAGTAGAAATGCCACAAAGTAAAGGCCAAATAGAATTTAAAAACGTTCATTTTGGGTATGTTGAAGATGAAGAAGTGATTAAAGGTATTTCTTTTATGGTGAATCCTGGAGAAACGGTTGCGATTGTTGGGGCAACAGGTGCCGGAAAATCGACTATTATAAATTTATTGAATCGTTTTTATGAAATCCAAGAAGGGGAAATAATAATCGATGGCGTAAATACCAAGGAGTATACTTTGGAATCCCTTCGGAAACAAATTGCTGTAGTATTACAAGATGTATTTCTGTTTGCTGACACCATATTAAATAACATTACTTTAAACGATCCTTCTATTACTGAAGAAGAGGTGATCGCTGCTGCCAAAGAGATTGGAGTAGATAAATTTATAAAAACGCTACCTAATGACTATCATTACAATGTAAAAGAACGTGGTTCGATGCTTTCGTCGGGTCAACGGCAATTAATTGCTTTTCTACGTGCGTATGTTAGTAAACCAGGAGTTTTAATTTTAGATGAAGCAACTTCTTCTGTAGATACGTATTCTGAAGAATTAATACAAAATGCCACTGAAAAAATTACTAAGGGACGTACTTCTATTGTAATTGCTCACCGTTTGGCTACCATTAAAAAAGCTGATAAAATTTTAGTAATGGACGCCGGTAAAATTGTTGAGACCGGAACCCATAAAGAATTGCTCAAGAAAGAAGATGGGTACTATCGTAATTTATACGAAGTCCAGTTTATGGCAGAAGAAGCAGTATAG
- a CDS encoding DUF3667 domain-containing protein: MNCKNCSELLTSKTNYCPECGAKVITHRLTLRSLLSEIYYAFFSIDSNKPVRTFVDLFKKPEEVIGGYIDGVRKKYIHAFGYFTIAVTLSSLFYFILLKFFPETLDGMLLFQNNDAAQMEMGRTIYRSVFEYQTLMFFTFVPVLALLSWIVFFNKRKYNYAEHLIINLYCYSQASIISIGLFFLTFWSQTLFGIISMLSFIIQIVYFAYVLKRLFKLSGLQLLIKFIYFFALLIPLYIIFTIIIMGIMLANGSLDELIEAERAKKEISYTASSAINWTSYKLR, from the coding sequence ATGAACTGTAAAAACTGTAGTGAATTACTGACCTCAAAAACTAATTATTGTCCTGAATGTGGTGCTAAAGTGATTACACACCGATTGACCCTTCGCTCTCTTTTATCTGAAATATATTACGCTTTTTTTAGTATTGACTCCAATAAACCCGTACGGACTTTTGTTGATCTCTTTAAAAAACCAGAAGAAGTAATTGGTGGTTATATTGATGGTGTTCGTAAAAAATATATTCATGCTTTTGGCTACTTTACCATTGCAGTTACTTTATCCAGTTTATTCTACTTCATTTTACTAAAGTTTTTCCCTGAAACATTAGACGGAATGTTACTGTTTCAAAACAACGATGCAGCCCAAATGGAAATGGGACGTACTATTTACCGAAGTGTTTTTGAATATCAAACTTTAATGTTCTTCACATTCGTTCCAGTATTAGCCTTGTTATCTTGGATCGTATTTTTTAATAAAAGAAAATATAATTATGCTGAGCATTTAATAATAAACCTCTATTGTTATTCGCAAGCCTCTATTATAAGTATTGGTTTGTTTTTCTTGACATTTTGGAGCCAGACTCTCTTCGGAATTATCTCTATGTTATCCTTTATAATTCAGATTGTCTATTTTGCCTATGTTTTGAAGCGACTTTTTAAGCTTTCAGGGTTGCAGCTTTTAATAAAGTTCATCTATTTCTTTGCCCTTTTAATTCCTCTTTATATCATCTTTACAATAATTATAATGGGTATTATGTTAGCTAATGGTAGTTTAGATGAATTGATAGAAGCTGAAAGGGCAAAGAAAGAAATAAGCTATACTGCTTCTTCTGCCATAAACTGGACTTCGTATAAATTACGATAG
- the cdaA gene encoding diadenylate cyclase CdaA: MEFLDLRIIDIIDILLVAFLLYYLYRLIKGTVAINIFIGIVIIIAISEVTKLLQMELLSKILGGFLGVGMFALIVVFQQEIRKFLLMLGSTNLNARKRFFRQFRLLSKEAGITTDIPAIMNACQSMSRKSMGALIVIQRNNSLDFVKNTGDEMNIEVNKPIIESIFFKNSPLHDGAMIIENNTITATRVILPVSNDRNIPLRFGLRHRAAVGISEKTDAVCIVVSEENGQISYLKDGEFVLYNEIDDLAKQLENDLT; the protein is encoded by the coding sequence TTGGAATTTTTAGACCTGCGCATTATAGACATTATTGATATTTTACTGGTAGCATTTTTGCTGTATTACCTGTATAGGCTAATAAAAGGGACGGTTGCTATCAATATTTTTATAGGAATTGTAATCATCATCGCTATTTCTGAAGTCACCAAACTCCTACAAATGGAGCTCTTAAGTAAAATATTGGGTGGTTTTTTAGGCGTTGGAATGTTTGCACTTATTGTTGTGTTTCAACAGGAAATCAGGAAATTTCTTTTAATGCTCGGTTCTACCAACCTTAATGCTCGGAAACGATTTTTTAGACAGTTCCGGTTGCTTTCTAAAGAAGCTGGAATTACTACTGATATTCCAGCCATTATGAATGCCTGCCAATCGATGAGTCGTAAAAGCATGGGAGCACTAATTGTTATTCAACGAAACAACAGTCTCGATTTTGTAAAAAATACGGGAGATGAGATGAATATTGAAGTAAACAAACCCATTATAGAAAGTATTTTTTTTAAGAATAGCCCACTTCACGATGGAGCCATGATCATTGAGAATAACACTATTACAGCCACAAGGGTTATTTTACCGGTATCAAACGACCGAAATATTCCACTCCGATTTGGGTTACGACACCGTGCCGCAGTAGGTATTTCTGAAAAAACGGATGCAGTATGTATTGTTGTTTCAGAAGAAAACGGACAAATATCCTACCTAAAAGATGGTGAGTTTGTACTCTATAACGAAATAGATGATCTTGCTAAACAACTAGAAAATGACTTAACGTAA
- the folP gene encoding dihydropteroate synthase produces MNTINCNGTLINLSKPKVMGIINVTPDSFYDGGKTTHKDSILQQTEKMLTEGATFLDVGGYSSRPNAIDISEEEEISRVVPAIKSILDEFPETLISIDTFRSQVAKKAVETGACMVNDISGGTLDEAMFTTVAKMHVPYILMHMRGTPQTMTQQTGYNDVTIEVIRFFSEQIAKARKAGINDIVIDPGFGFAKTKEQCFELLQKLTLLKQLDVPILAGLSRKSMIYKTLNISAKEALNGTTVLNTLALQKETSILRVHDVKEAMECIKLTEMLTPYL; encoded by the coding sequence TTGAACACAATCAATTGTAACGGCACGCTCATCAACTTATCCAAACCAAAGGTCATGGGCATTATAAACGTAACGCCAGACTCGTTTTACGACGGTGGAAAAACAACACATAAAGATTCCATTTTACAGCAAACAGAAAAAATGCTTACCGAAGGTGCTACCTTTTTAGATGTGGGCGGATATAGTTCTAGGCCGAATGCCATAGATATTTCAGAAGAAGAAGAAATAAGCCGTGTTGTGCCTGCCATTAAAAGCATTTTAGATGAATTTCCTGAGACGCTAATTTCAATCGACACTTTTAGAAGCCAAGTTGCCAAAAAAGCAGTAGAGACTGGTGCTTGTATGGTAAATGACATTAGCGGAGGAACTTTAGATGAAGCCATGTTTACCACCGTTGCAAAAATGCATGTACCCTATATATTAATGCATATGCGCGGTACTCCGCAAACTATGACACAGCAAACGGGTTATAATGATGTTACCATAGAAGTTATCCGTTTTTTTTCTGAACAAATAGCTAAAGCAAGAAAGGCAGGGATTAACGATATTGTCATCGATCCAGGATTTGGATTTGCAAAAACAAAAGAACAATGCTTTGAGTTATTACAGAAATTAACTTTATTGAAACAATTAGATGTTCCTATTCTAGCCGGATTATCCCGAAAGTCAATGATTTATAAAACTTTAAATATTTCGGCAAAAGAAGCTTTGAATGGGACTACGGTTTTAAATACACTGGCTTTACAAAAAGAGACATCAATTTTGCGGGTACACGACGTAAAAGAAGCTATGGAATGTATTAAGTTAACCGAAATGCTTACTCCCTACTTATAA
- a CDS encoding DUF1599 domain-containing protein — translation MAETLKQYDAVITTCKELFTNKMKDYGSAWRILRLPSLTDQIFIKAQRIRGLQQNAEQKVDEDEVSEFIGIINYSIMALIQLQKGIVEQPDLSLEEAIQLYDEQVAITRQLMINKNHDYGEAWRDMRVSSLTDLILQKLLRVKQIENNKGKTLVSEGIDANYQDMINYSIFAMIHLEQKNKN, via the coding sequence ATGGCTGAAACCCTAAAACAATACGATGCGGTAATTACTACTTGTAAAGAGTTGTTTACCAACAAAATGAAAGATTATGGTAGTGCTTGGCGTATTTTACGGTTACCATCCTTAACCGACCAGATATTTATAAAAGCACAGCGCATTAGAGGCTTACAGCAAAACGCCGAACAAAAAGTGGATGAAGATGAGGTTAGTGAGTTTATCGGAATCATCAATTATTCCATTATGGCATTAATACAATTGCAAAAAGGGATTGTAGAACAACCAGACCTTTCTTTGGAAGAAGCCATACAACTTTATGATGAGCAGGTGGCTATTACACGACAACTAATGATTAACAAAAACCATGATTATGGCGAAGCGTGGCGCGATATGAGAGTTTCATCATTGACCGATTTAATACTTCAGAAGTTGTTACGGGTAAAACAGATTGAAAATAATAAAGGGAAAACATTGGTTTCCGAAGGGATTGACGCCAACTATCAGGATATGATTAACTATTCAATCTTTGCCATGATTCATTTGGAACAAAAGAATAAAAACTAA
- a CDS encoding BT_3928 family protein produces MKVLVGISRILVGLLFIFSGLIKLNDPIGFSFKLQDYFAPGVLNLEFLVPYALLIAIFVVIFEVLLGVTLLIGYLRKFTVWSLLLMIIFFTFLTFYSAYYNKVTDCGCFGDAIPLTPWESFTKDIILLVLILILFFGSKYIKPFFTRNIRSLVIFVCFIGCLGVTYHVLMHLPILDFRPYKIGANIEEGMTIPEGAPKPIYDYDWKFNVDGEEKIVTTKGDYPEQEGAFLGVETTEIQAGYEAPIHDFTIEREGKNYLDEFLQEENLIIVVAYNLNKSEKDGFFPVRDITNEALKKGYKVIGMSASSTERTNTLTERYKLNFDFYFCDETTLKTIVRSNPGVLHLQKGTIKQKVHWNDLDQLQLQELETAKPDLDFNLKQRLDSIAVLDQRYRKLMQAKTPEERAEMGEEMGLTPEEYNGDLWSMQTVIDSSNMLFIEKVFKNMGYPGKTHVGEPTNTAAWYVLQHNPDKIPEYLPLIKEAGKKGEIPFRLVAMMEDRYLMNQEKPQVYGTQGRSYDDERGSFIWPIENPETVNQRRTEAGFDQTIEEYAKLLFGDDFEYKVVTMENIKQ; encoded by the coding sequence ATGAAAGTACTAGTAGGCATTTCAAGGATATTGGTGGGACTCCTTTTTATCTTCAGCGGTCTTATTAAATTGAACGATCCCATAGGGTTTTCATTTAAACTGCAAGATTATTTTGCCCCAGGGGTATTAAACCTAGAGTTCCTTGTTCCGTATGCCTTACTTATTGCTATTTTCGTAGTTATTTTTGAAGTATTGTTAGGGGTGACGCTGCTTATAGGCTATTTGCGAAAGTTTACCGTATGGAGCCTTTTGTTAATGATTATTTTCTTTACGTTCTTAACCTTTTACTCTGCTTACTATAACAAAGTGACCGATTGTGGTTGCTTTGGGGATGCCATTCCATTAACCCCTTGGGAATCTTTTACGAAAGATATTATTCTGCTGGTTCTTATCTTGATTTTATTCTTCGGAAGTAAATATATTAAACCTTTCTTTACTCGAAACATCCGTAGTCTCGTGATATTTGTTTGCTTTATTGGTTGTTTAGGTGTTACGTATCACGTATTAATGCATTTACCTATACTGGATTTCCGTCCTTATAAAATAGGTGCAAATATTGAAGAGGGGATGACCATTCCAGAAGGAGCGCCAAAACCTATTTACGATTATGATTGGAAATTTAATGTTGATGGAGAAGAAAAGATAGTAACCACTAAAGGCGACTATCCAGAACAAGAAGGAGCGTTTTTAGGAGTAGAGACAACAGAGATCCAAGCAGGTTATGAAGCGCCTATTCACGATTTTACTATCGAACGGGAAGGCAAAAATTATTTAGATGAATTTTTACAAGAAGAAAATCTGATAATTGTAGTAGCTTATAACTTAAATAAATCTGAAAAAGATGGATTCTTTCCAGTTCGTGATATTACGAACGAAGCACTAAAAAAAGGGTATAAGGTAATTGGAATGTCGGCATCTTCTACTGAGCGTACAAATACCTTAACAGAACGCTATAAATTGAACTTTGACTTTTATTTCTGTGATGAAACTACGTTAAAAACCATTGTTCGAAGCAATCCTGGAGTGTTGCACCTTCAAAAAGGGACTATAAAACAAAAGGTACATTGGAACGATCTGGATCAATTACAGCTTCAAGAATTGGAAACGGCAAAACCGGACTTAGACTTCAACCTAAAACAACGTTTAGATAGTATTGCTGTATTAGACCAACGCTATCGTAAACTAATGCAAGCTAAAACACCCGAAGAACGAGCAGAAATGGGTGAAGAAATGGGCTTAACCCCTGAAGAATATAACGGTGACCTTTGGTCTATGCAAACTGTTATTGACAGTAGCAATATGCTTTTTATTGAAAAAGTATTCAAAAACATGGGGTACCCAGGTAAAACACATGTAGGCGAACCTACCAATACGGCCGCCTGGTATGTGTTGCAGCATAACCCTGATAAAATACCCGAATATTTACCGCTAATAAAAGAAGCAGGGAAGAAGGGGGAAATACCTTTCCGTTTGGTGGCGATGATGGAGGATCGTTACTTAATGAACCAAGAGAAACCACAGGTGTACGGTACACAAGGAAGAAGCTATGATGATGAACGCGGTAGCTTTATCTGGCCTATTGAAAACCCCGAAACTGTAAACCAACGTCGTACAGAAGCTGGGTTTGACCAAACCATCGAAGAATATGCAAAGTTATTGTTTGGTGACGACTTTGAGTACAAAGTAGTAACAATGGAGAACATAAAACAATAA
- a CDS encoding ABC transporter permease yields MTGYVLQKLGYALLTLFGVVTVIFFLFTILPGDPARMMLGQNESAEQIAVVKKKYGFDKPVGLQYLYYLNDLSPLSFHSTNSDDYTFFSEGKYNAASLFTIGNTTVVLKTPYLRESFQKNGKKVSKVIAETLPNTVVLAVSAIIIAMVLGVFLGIISVLFKDGWIDKLIQLVSTLGMSVPSFFSAILFAWLFGFVFHEYTNLNMTGSLYYVDDFGEGKHIQWKNLILPAIVLGIRPLAVVSQLMRNSLLEVLNQDYIRTAKAKGLSFATIIRKHALKNSLNPVVTAISGWFASMLAGAVFVEYIFGWNGLGKEIVDALNTLDLPIIMGAVLIIAIVFIVINILVDIVYGWLDPKINM; encoded by the coding sequence GTGACAGGGTACGTATTACAAAAATTAGGATATGCTTTATTAACACTCTTCGGGGTGGTAACGGTTATCTTCTTTTTGTTTACTATTTTACCCGGCGATCCCGCACGGATGATGTTAGGTCAAAACGAAAGTGCCGAGCAAATTGCCGTGGTGAAAAAAAAGTATGGTTTCGATAAACCGGTGGGGCTTCAATATTTGTACTACTTAAACGATTTATCTCCATTGTCTTTTCATAGCACAAATAGTGATGATTATACATTTTTTTCAGAAGGGAAATATAATGCAGCTTCTTTGTTTACAATAGGAAACACAACTGTTGTTTTAAAAACCCCATACTTACGAGAATCGTTTCAGAAGAATGGTAAAAAAGTAAGTAAGGTAATAGCAGAAACATTACCCAATACCGTCGTGCTGGCCGTATCAGCTATTATTATTGCTATGGTTTTAGGTGTATTCTTAGGCATTATATCCGTACTCTTTAAAGATGGATGGATTGATAAATTAATACAATTAGTAAGTACGTTAGGTATGAGCGTACCGTCGTTTTTTAGTGCTATTTTGTTTGCTTGGTTGTTTGGGTTTGTATTTCATGAATATACCAATCTGAATATGACTGGGAGTCTATATTATGTCGACGATTTTGGCGAAGGCAAACACATACAATGGAAAAACTTGATACTCCCAGCGATTGTATTAGGCATCCGACCATTGGCTGTGGTGTCGCAACTAATGCGTAATTCATTACTAGAAGTGCTCAATCAAGATTACATTCGCACCGCTAAGGCAAAAGGATTATCTTTTGCAACGATTATTAGAAAACACGCTTTGAAGAATTCTTTAAACCCGGTGGTTACAGCTATCTCTGGGTGGTTTGCATCTATGTTGGCAGGAGCGGTGTTTGTAGAATATATTTTTGGCTGGAATGGCTTAGGAAAAGAAATTGTAGATGCCTTAAACACCTTAGACCTCCCTATCATTATGGGAGCCGTATTAATCATTGCGATTGTTTTTATCGTGATTAATATTTTAGTAGACATTGTGTATGGATGGCTGGATCCGAAAATTAATATGTAA
- the tpiA gene encoding triose-phosphate isomerase — protein sequence MRQKIVAGNWKMNNDMAETEMFLVQLKKQVIPEGVSLMIAPAFTNLNHTYQSVKDHPVTVVAQNMHQSEKGAFTGEVSAAMLKSVGIKTVILGHSERRSIFNEDNDLLAEKVNTALKNEMTVIFCVGEELSHRETDNHFKVISEQLEEGLFHLSETNWKNIIIAYEPVWAIGTGETASPEQAQEMHAFIRKTIADAYSNTIAKNVSILYGGSVKPDNASEIFSQDDVDGGLIGGASLNVESFMKIANAFE from the coding sequence ATGAGACAAAAAATAGTAGCAGGAAACTGGAAGATGAATAATGATATGGCCGAGACTGAGATGTTTTTGGTTCAATTAAAAAAGCAAGTAATTCCCGAGGGAGTTTCGCTAATGATCGCGCCTGCATTTACAAACTTAAACCATACATATCAATCTGTAAAGGATCATCCGGTGACGGTGGTAGCTCAAAATATGCACCAGAGTGAGAAGGGGGCTTTCACAGGAGAAGTTTCCGCAGCGATGCTTAAAAGCGTGGGGATCAAGACCGTTATTTTAGGACATAGCGAACGCCGTTCTATTTTTAATGAAGATAATGACTTGTTGGCCGAAAAAGTGAATACAGCTTTGAAAAATGAGATGACCGTAATTTTTTGTGTTGGAGAAGAGTTGAGTCACCGGGAAACAGACAATCACTTTAAAGTTATTAGCGAACAATTGGAAGAAGGATTGTTTCACCTTTCCGAAACTAATTGGAAGAATATAATCATTGCTTACGAACCAGTTTGGGCTATTGGAACAGGAGAAACCGCAAGTCCAGAACAAGCTCAAGAAATGCACGCCTTCATAAGAAAGACGATTGCAGATGCTTATTCTAATACAATCGCTAAGAACGTTTCTATTTTATATGGCGGAAGTGTAAAACCTGACAATGCTTCGGAAATATTTAGTCAAGATGATGTGGATGGTGGATTGATAGGTGGCGCTTCGTTGAATGTGGAAAGCTTTATGAAGATTGCAAATGCTTTTGAATAG